The following coding sequences are from one Candidatus Melainabacteria bacterium window:
- a CDS encoding HU family DNA-binding protein: MNKAELVDVVAKEAGTTKKDAEQVINKMMETIIKHVSTGEKVTLVGFGTFEARQRKARTGRNPKTNEPLHIPAKRVPGFRVGKEFSEAVNKKK; this comes from the coding sequence TTGAATAAAGCTGAACTGGTTGACGTAGTCGCAAAAGAAGCCGGCACTACCAAAAAAGATGCCGAGCAGGTCATCAATAAGATGATGGAAACAATCATCAAGCACGTGTCAACTGGCGAGAAAGTTACTCTCGTCGGCTTCGGCACCTTTGAAGCACGCCAGCGCAAAGCCCGCACTGGACGTAATCCAAAGACAAATGAACCATTACATATTCCCGCCAAGCGCGTTCCTGGATTTAGAGTAGGAAAGGAATTCAGCGAAGCGGTTAACAAGAAAAAATAG
- the alr gene encoding alanine racemase: protein MLASRQSTVSSNHRDAWVEIDLEKIEQNARTIKSWFTRPDTGLMAVVKSDGYGHGAVGVAAAAVGAGASRLGVATVDEGIELRTSDRVTPILILGPVPTGAVQTAVEHNLDLTITSQADLNAAKALARQVKLANQINRNIKLHLKVDTGMHRLGAAPDDVETLVQQIISDPQLELISIFSHLAKADQLPFTEKQDQCFRAVLKRLSAKFPGLLKADGGKVLAHIASGDAARHNPFTQHDLVRAGLNLYGLEARTVSDVVKPALSIRAKINSLREIEAGETVGYNMTWTAQSKSRIASVPLGYADGIDRGLSNRMEALLHGKRVKQVGLISMDQMLFDVTAVPESALGDTLTLIGTDQDLSIQLADWANMLDTITYELACRMRLRLPRIYMHGSVVQT from the coding sequence ATGCTTGCGTCCCGCCAATCAACCGTTTCATCAAATCACAGAGATGCCTGGGTGGAAATTGATCTGGAAAAGATCGAGCAAAATGCCCGCACCATCAAGTCCTGGTTCACACGCCCCGACACGGGGCTGATGGCGGTTGTGAAGAGTGACGGATACGGTCACGGAGCCGTGGGCGTGGCGGCAGCGGCTGTGGGGGCTGGGGCGTCGCGCCTGGGCGTGGCGACGGTCGATGAGGGCATCGAACTGAGAACATCCGATCGTGTAACGCCGATCCTCATTCTCGGCCCGGTCCCAACAGGCGCGGTTCAAACAGCCGTAGAACACAATCTGGATTTAACCATAACCAGCCAGGCTGATTTGAATGCGGCTAAGGCGCTAGCCAGGCAAGTTAAGTTGGCCAATCAAATTAATAGGAACATCAAACTACACTTGAAAGTTGACACGGGCATGCACCGCCTTGGGGCAGCTCCTGACGACGTCGAAACCTTAGTGCAGCAGATTATCTCAGACCCCCAACTGGAGTTGATAAGCATTTTCAGCCATCTGGCCAAAGCAGATCAGCTGCCGTTCACAGAAAAACAAGATCAGTGCTTTCGAGCCGTATTGAAGAGACTGTCAGCCAAATTTCCCGGACTGCTCAAGGCTGACGGAGGTAAAGTGCTGGCTCACATCGCTTCTGGTGACGCGGCCAGACATAATCCTTTCACACAACATGATCTGGTGCGAGCCGGGCTCAACTTGTACGGGTTGGAAGCGCGCACCGTATCTGATGTCGTGAAACCGGCACTTTCAATAAGAGCCAAGATCAACTCGCTTCGTGAAATCGAAGCAGGAGAAACGGTTGGCTACAATATGACCTGGACAGCCCAGTCGAAGTCTCGCATCGCATCGGTGCCACTGGGGTACGCAGACGGAATCGACAGAGGACTGTCGAATCGCATGGAAGCACTGCTTCACGGCAAAAGAGTAAAACAGGTCGGATTGATCAGCATGGACCAAATGTTGTTTGATGTTACAGCAGTGCCGGAATCTGCGCTGGGCGACACTCTGACCTTGATTGGCACAGATCAAGACCTGTCCATTCAGCTGGCAGACTGGGCCAACATGCTCGATACGATTACATATGAGTTAGCATGTAGAATGCGTTTGAGATTGCCGCGGATTTATATGCACGGTTCAGTCGTGCAAACTTGA
- the nadD gene encoding nicotinate (nicotinamide) nucleotide adenylyltransferase, whose amino-acid sequence MCTVQSCKLDGDTLRKIGLFCGTFNPIHSGHLLIAECARDQFNLDRVFFITSPSPPHRQDQSLLDASARHDMVSVAVADNPYFEASSVELERDGLSYTIDTVEHFQKLYPKTKISLVIGGDNVKYLKDWHRAQDLFKQCHFLVAPRLISFARQESSSEVSMKTLVKKETVELKGMRISVIDFPGIAISASYIRGRLARRQTVLYMVPPAVNKILTDNKYYLDPK is encoded by the coding sequence ATATGCACGGTTCAGTCGTGCAAACTTGATGGAGACACTTTGCGTAAGATCGGGCTTTTCTGCGGAACCTTCAACCCCATTCATTCCGGACATTTGCTGATTGCAGAGTGTGCACGCGATCAGTTCAACCTCGATCGCGTCTTTTTCATCACCAGCCCAAGCCCTCCCCACAGACAAGATCAGAGCTTGCTCGACGCGAGCGCCCGACACGATATGGTATCGGTTGCGGTGGCAGACAATCCTTACTTCGAAGCTTCCAGCGTGGAATTAGAACGCGATGGTCTGTCATACACTATCGATACCGTCGAACACTTTCAAAAACTTTATCCTAAAACGAAGATCTCGCTCGTAATCGGCGGCGACAACGTCAAATATCTAAAAGATTGGCACCGAGCCCAGGATCTTTTTAAACAATGCCATTTTTTAGTGGCACCGCGATTGATATCATTTGCACGCCAGGAGAGCAGTTCGGAAGTCTCGATGAAAACACTGGTCAAGAAAGAAACAGTTGAACTGAAGGGCATGCGCATCAGCGTCATAGACTTCCCCGGCATTGCCATTTCCGCCTCATACATTCGCGGTCGACTGGCACGCCGGCAAACGGTATTGTATATGGTGCCACCGGCCGTCAACAAAATACTTACCGACAACAAGTACTACCTGGACCCGAAATAA